A genomic stretch from Candidatus Tanganyikabacteria bacterium includes:
- a CDS encoding peptidoglycan-binding protein, producing MAKVGTSAPRAASGGTAVPRRHVDRYNPAVKSMQKRMKAAGIDPGPIDGLKGPKTRAAMARFEARFGKSAAAGLRVDPSYSEIGRDSVSVPRGSRSSLGLSDGAAPAAPGAAPAAPGAAPPAAGAPQGNLDAGAVKDGYRLPATSGKATTFWNGAYTYKGKRDTANMSKGAWGDLNKPTDYFAAIPVGLNGGGKWWHNKKLLVTNPQTGKQVVVPVQDKGPGPRTGAAIDLSPVAKEALGVGYMDNINVKISFARDDAPIGPVR from the coding sequence ATGGCTAAAGTCGGGACTTCGGCGCCGCGGGCGGCCTCGGGCGGGACGGCGGTGCCGCGGCGGCACGTCGACAGGTACAATCCCGCCGTCAAGTCCATGCAGAAGCGCATGAAGGCCGCCGGCATCGATCCGGGGCCCATCGACGGCCTGAAGGGCCCCAAGACCCGCGCCGCGATGGCGCGCTTCGAGGCGCGTTTCGGCAAGTCGGCCGCCGCCGGCCTGCGCGTCGATCCGAGCTATTCGGAAATCGGCCGCGACTCGGTGAGCGTTCCGCGGGGCAGCAGGAGTTCGCTCGGCTTGAGCGACGGTGCCGCTCCGGCGGCGCCGGGTGCCGCCCCGGCGGCGCCAGGTGCCGCTCCGCCGGCCGCGGGTGCGCCGCAGGGCAATCTCGACGCCGGCGCGGTGAAGGACGGCTACCGGTTACCGGCCACGTCCGGCAAGGCCACCACCTTCTGGAACGGCGCCTACACCTACAAGGGCAAGCGCGACACCGCAAACATGTCCAAGGGCGCCTGGGGCGATCTCAACAAGCCTACCGACTACTTCGCCGCCATTCCGGTCGGCCTCAACGGCGGGGGCAAGTGGTGGCACAACAAGAAACTGCTGGTCACCAATCCGCAGACCGGCAAGCAGGTCGTGGTGCCCGTCCAGGACAAGGGCCCCGGCCCGCGCACCGGGGCGGCGATCGACCTGTCGCCCGTCGCGAAGGAGGCCCTGGGCGTCGGCTACATGGACAACATCAACGTGAAGATCAGCTTCGCCCGGGACGACGCGCCCATCGGCCCGGTGCGGTAG